From Sporosarcina sp. Te-1, the proteins below share one genomic window:
- a CDS encoding LysR family transcriptional regulator, producing MDFEKIETFLMIAEKRNFTKAAEALHIAQSTITARINGLEQQVGQQLFIRTNKEVSLTRAGELFYPFAERMITLLKTSMERIQMDGRFQNRLAIAGPSSIWNYRLTENIMDFQKVNPEIALDLLAHTNENTIQKVIDGTIDIGIVYSKPNHPAVAYELLEQDVFVLAGKKPGSVITVDSLNSSHFLFIDWGAPFMNWFHEVTGPHFIPAFKINQTALVIQYLMKGDFFGFVPKSFVFPYFQRGELQELIHNLDDALPSFTMFCIYQKAKKEEEAIRLGLDMLQMA from the coding sequence ATGGATTTCGAAAAGATTGAAACGTTTTTAATGATTGCCGAGAAGAGGAATTTTACGAAGGCGGCAGAAGCACTCCATATCGCTCAGTCCACCATTACAGCGAGAATTAATGGACTGGAACAACAGGTTGGACAGCAACTGTTTATTCGAACGAACAAAGAGGTCTCCCTCACAAGGGCAGGGGAGCTGTTCTATCCGTTTGCCGAACGGATGATAACCCTCCTTAAGACGAGTATGGAGAGAATCCAGATGGATGGCCGGTTTCAAAATAGGTTGGCAATCGCAGGTCCTTCCTCCATCTGGAACTACCGACTTACAGAAAACATAATGGATTTTCAAAAGGTAAATCCAGAGATTGCTCTGGATTTACTCGCCCACACAAATGAAAATACCATTCAAAAAGTGATCGACGGGACGATCGATATTGGAATCGTTTATTCTAAACCTAACCATCCGGCGGTTGCTTATGAATTATTGGAGCAGGATGTGTTTGTGCTGGCAGGAAAAAAACCGGGTTCAGTGATCACCGTGGACTCGTTAAACAGCAGCCATTTTTTATTTATTGATTGGGGTGCGCCATTTATGAACTGGTTTCATGAAGTGACAGGTCCACATTTTATCCCAGCATTTAAAATCAATCAAACAGCACTCGTCATCCAATACTTGATGAAAGGGGATTTTTTCGGGTTTGTACCGAAATCCTTTGTGTTTCCGTATTTTCAAAGAGGGGAGCTTCAAGAACTAATTCACAATCTGGATGACGCGCTGCCTTCCTTTACGATGTTCTGCATTTATCAGAAAGCGAAGAAAGAAGAAGAGGCCATCCGATTAGGATTGGACATGCTGCAAATGGCCTGA
- a CDS encoding VOC family protein codes for MCYTETEQWVERIDAVFLPVKNLEESLSWYQEVFNFSLRWKNERMCGLEIAPNCGFHLVQIPHFEPITTYTPFNYVVKDVEDARQRLLAKNIAVSPLRQGEPRRFDLTDLNGNMISVIEL; via the coding sequence ATGTGCTATACGGAGACAGAGCAGTGGGTGGAACGGATTGACGCGGTCTTTCTACCTGTGAAAAACTTAGAGGAATCCTTGTCATGGTACCAAGAGGTGTTCAATTTTTCGTTACGTTGGAAAAATGAAAGAATGTGCGGTCTCGAGATTGCTCCAAACTGTGGGTTTCACCTTGTTCAGATTCCCCATTTCGAGCCAATCACCACCTACACCCCATTCAATTATGTCGTTAAGGACGTGGAGGATGCCCGGCAGCGATTACTTGCGAAAAACATAGCCGTTTCCCCGTTGAGACAGGGTGAGCCGAGACGCTTTGATCTAACTGATCTGAATGGCAATATGATTAGTGTCATCGAGTTGTAA
- a CDS encoding alpha/beta fold hydrolase, which translates to MVELNINDTTQYILIEGTDTQKPVILFLHGGPGQPLPFGVSSRGVYKEITEHFLAVYYDQRGAGKSYQNDIPIHTMNINQYVEDTNEVVDYLRQRFSQNKIYVAGMSWGSIIGMKFIHHNPEKVQMYFGISQFVSNAKSQTLSTKWLLETADDNKVLEELASFGTAPYSLKDEEKYTKYISKYGGDNYSDKTTSKVNVLSYLKPMFFSPDYTLRDIYKVVYSGAKFSLFDSKELQKEIQFKVDLQEEVKSVKVPFYLFQGRHDKLTNYEVTKEFFTNLEGHVEKELITLEKSAHYPNKEDFTIFIKKVINLSK; encoded by the coding sequence TTGGTAGAGCTCAATATAAATGACACAACACAATACATTTTGATTGAAGGTACCGATACACAAAAGCCAGTCATCTTATTTCTCCATGGCGGCCCAGGCCAACCGCTGCCATTTGGTGTAAGTTCAAGAGGTGTCTACAAGGAAATAACAGAGCATTTCTTAGCAGTTTACTATGACCAACGAGGTGCCGGCAAGAGTTATCAAAATGATATCCCGATACATACCATGAATATCAATCAGTATGTAGAAGATACAAATGAAGTTGTAGATTATTTACGGCAACGGTTTAGTCAAAACAAAATATATGTAGCAGGTATGTCATGGGGTTCCATTATCGGAATGAAATTTATTCACCACAATCCAGAAAAAGTCCAGATGTATTTCGGTATTTCTCAATTTGTCAGCAATGCGAAAAGTCAAACGTTATCAACGAAATGGTTGCTCGAAACAGCTGATGATAACAAGGTTTTAGAAGAACTTGCTTCGTTTGGCACCGCTCCTTATTCGTTGAAAGATGAAGAGAAATATACAAAATACATCAGCAAATATGGCGGAGATAATTACAGTGACAAAACCACTTCCAAGGTCAATGTGCTTAGCTATCTAAAACCTATGTTCTTCAGTCCAGATTATACGCTGAGAGATATTTACAAAGTTGTTTATAGTGGAGCAAAGTTTAGTTTGTTTGATTCAAAGGAGTTACAAAAAGAAATTCAATTTAAAGTTGATTTGCAAGAAGAAGTGAAAAGTGTTAAAGTACCTTTCTATTTATTTCAAGGAAGACACGACAAACTAACCAATTATGAGGTAACGAAAGAGTTTTTCACCAACCTGGAAGGACATGTAGAGAAGGAATTGATCACACTTGAAAAGTCCGCCCATTATCCGAATAAAGAGGATTTTACTATCTTCATTAAGAAAGTTATCAATTTATCTAAATAA
- a CDS encoding class I SAM-dependent methyltransferase translates to MKNEFSNNLSKYVNPQEYDETYTSYTADLDFIQAHLSASQQPIIELACGTGRLAIPLAKQGYTVYGVDIDSGMLDYARKKAEVEGVELSLSVQDCTQLNLPIKSNFIYMTGNSFQHFLTNESQDALFLSVKKHLNPNGEFIFDTRNPILQELAEEQFDEEVILKNGEMVTVKSQEAYNSLTQILECTSIYTSTNHTYKDGIHLRYTYPLEMKRLLSQHGFDLLNLYGSWKKATFNASSISMVVHARLK, encoded by the coding sequence TTGAAAAATGAATTTAGTAACAATTTGTCAAAATATGTAAACCCACAAGAATATGATGAGACCTACACAAGCTATACAGCAGATTTAGACTTTATCCAGGCTCATTTATCAGCAAGTCAACAACCCATAATTGAACTTGCTTGCGGGACTGGCCGTTTAGCCATTCCTTTAGCAAAACAAGGATACACCGTATATGGCGTAGATATTGATTCAGGGATGTTGGACTACGCTCGAAAGAAAGCTGAGGTCGAAGGAGTTGAGCTTTCTTTAAGTGTCCAAGACTGTACACAATTGAACTTACCAATCAAATCAAACTTCATTTATATGACGGGTAATTCGTTTCAGCATTTTTTAACGAATGAAAGCCAAGATGCCCTCTTCTTATCAGTCAAAAAGCATTTAAATCCCAACGGTGAATTTATTTTTGACACTCGAAACCCAATCCTACAGGAACTAGCAGAAGAGCAGTTTGATGAAGAAGTAATACTAAAAAATGGTGAAATGGTCACTGTAAAGAGTCAAGAAGCATATAATTCCCTAACTCAAATCTTGGAATGCACTTCAATCTATACCTCTACCAATCATACATACAAAGATGGAATTCATCTAAGATATACATATCCTTTAGAAATGAAACGTCTTTTATCCCAGCATGGATTTGACTTACTCAATCTGTATGGTTCTTGGAAAAAAGCAACTTTTAATGCAAGTAGTATTTCCATGGTGGTGCATGCAAGGTTAAAGTGA
- a CDS encoding hydrolase: MGSRVMHLLIANRFAEHLMIEDKTPVLLGGIAADAVFPKEASHFFIGETENYTRGVDFNSFLKKYSSYSESPYILGYYTHLIADDVWFKGFYLSWLKNRMNADESLYERYHNDFRLLNGLLLEHYGNRDELLELLQNTTSVQDLEEVKRTDLMKFIPYVLSDLTYDQENIHQDKLHVFTLDQIIGYIETSVEIALLRWKRRVF; encoded by the coding sequence GTGGGTTCAAGAGTCATGCACCTTTTGATTGCGAATCGCTTTGCAGAGCACTTGATGATTGAGGACAAGACGCCTGTCTTGCTAGGGGGGATTGCTGCAGATGCAGTCTTTCCGAAAGAGGCTTCCCATTTTTTTATTGGCGAAACGGAAAACTACACACGAGGTGTTGACTTTAACAGCTTTCTAAAGAAATACAGCTCATATTCTGAGAGCCCTTATATACTTGGGTACTACACCCATTTAATAGCCGATGATGTCTGGTTCAAAGGCTTCTATCTTTCGTGGCTAAAAAACCGGATGAATGCTGATGAGAGCCTGTATGAACGATATCACAACGACTTCCGCCTGTTGAATGGATTATTATTGGAACATTACGGGAACCGGGATGAATTGCTAGAGCTTCTACAAAATACGACCAGCGTACAGGATCTAGAAGAAGTGAAAAGAACCGATCTTATGAAATTTATTCCTTATGTACTTTCTGATCTTACATATGATCAAGAAAACATTCACCAAGACAAGCTGCACGTTTTTACTCTCGATCAAATCATAGGATATATTGAGACTTCTGTGGAAATCGCTCTGTTGAGATGGAAGCGAAGAGTGTTCTAA